The following are encoded together in the Candidatus Cloacimonadota bacterium genome:
- a CDS encoding serine/threonine protein kinase: MILNPGDIIRSYRILDHLGEGGMGKVFLAEEELLARKVAIKMLNPSITHQEQFRQRFIEEARIQAKMKHPNIVSLLSFFNEEDGYFMVMEFAPGKTLRELIRNTGPVPEQRTRVIFRQILSALEYAHEQGVVHRDIKPSNIMIDENDELKVLDFGVARLLEDPHLTQTGSRVGTVFYMSPEQVETPREVDSRSDIYSAGVLLFELLTGRLPFDTEAESNFQIEKAIVEQALPNPRDFYPFMSDLIVKLMHALTAKDPALRPSASEAIKILDSGDLSSVRVVQPEPITPLPMPSQNPIVIPVPKRKKMSKGLRAFLIILLLCVLAIPAGFLTKYYLEGELDIFGRKTDWVEEDETLVNADDGPSQAELDAIAEKKKLEKAEQAVRAILPKFDYITREALDYKQQDFFDEWPPSLDYFVNPKEVNTTEFQFEFNEGIITAISQPALGKVGAKISYSIDSERFEIKDPDPGLAPRINPAWLQ, encoded by the coding sequence ATGATTCTGAATCCGGGCGACATCATTCGCAGCTACCGCATTTTGGACCACCTGGGAGAAGGCGGCATGGGCAAGGTTTTTTTGGCGGAAGAAGAGCTGTTAGCCCGCAAAGTCGCCATCAAAATGCTGAATCCCAGCATCACCCATCAGGAACAATTCCGCCAGCGTTTCATCGAAGAAGCCCGCATTCAGGCAAAGATGAAGCATCCCAACATCGTGAGCCTGCTCAGTTTTTTCAACGAAGAGGATGGCTATTTCATGGTGATGGAATTCGCGCCGGGAAAGACTTTGCGGGAATTGATTCGGAACACCGGACCCGTTCCCGAACAGCGCACCCGTGTGATATTCCGCCAGATTCTTTCCGCTCTGGAATACGCTCACGAGCAAGGGGTTGTTCATCGCGACATCAAGCCTTCCAACATCATGATTGATGAAAACGACGAGCTGAAGGTGTTGGATTTCGGCGTGGCGCGGCTTTTGGAAGACCCGCACCTCACCCAGACCGGTTCGCGCGTGGGAACCGTTTTCTACATGAGTCCGGAACAGGTTGAAACTCCCCGCGAAGTGGATTCACGTTCTGACATCTATTCCGCTGGAGTACTGCTGTTTGAGCTTTTGACGGGACGCCTGCCTTTCGACACGGAAGCCGAAAGCAATTTCCAGATTGAAAAAGCGATTGTGGAACAGGCTTTGCCGAATCCGCGGGATTTTTATCCATTTATGTCTGACCTCATTGTGAAGCTGATGCACGCGCTCACGGCTAAAGACCCCGCCCTGCGACCAAGCGCTTCCGAAGCCATTAAGATATTGGATTCTGGAGACTTGAGCTCTGTCCGTGTTGTGCAACCGGAACCGATAACACCTTTGCCGATGCCTTCCCAAAATCCAATTGTCATCCCTGTTCCAAAACGCAAAAAGATGTCCAAAGGCCTGCGCGCTTTCCTCATCATCTTGCTACTCTGCGTTTTGGCGATTCCAGCAGGTTTTTTGACCAAATATTACCTGGAGGGGGAACTGGATATTTTTGGCAGGAAAACGGATTGGGTTGAGGAAGACGAAACCTTGGTCAATGCGGACGATGGCCCCAGTCAGGCGGAATTGGACGCCATCGCGGAAAAGAAAAAGCTGGAAAAAGCGGAGCAGGCAGTGCGCGCCATCTTGCCAAAATTTGATTATATCACGCGAGAGGCCTTGGATTACAAACAGCAGGATTTCTTTGATGAATGGCCTCCAAGTTTGGATTATTTCGTTAATCCCAAAGAAGTTAACACGACAGAATTTCAGTTTGAATTCAACGAAGGCATCATCACCGCCATCAGCCAACCCGCCTTAGGCAAGGTGG